From one Triticum urartu cultivar G1812 chromosome 3, Tu2.1, whole genome shotgun sequence genomic stretch:
- the LOC125546879 gene encoding uncharacterized protein LOC125546879, whose product MQTLVERDGFMRAMPPLNWPFKGHSMSSPMDPIAFHLLELDLPTDDSDDRRQGPLWHRWNRKLQFHLTQEILADLLHLGDNGASSATRLHGPALLSKVWSTVKAFSAADCRVVGNIDALVALDLHVTQFRCLRGLDDDTWTPFGGSLMFFRYESHLLFNTTMRKDVESCPNTTLVSYASHI is encoded by the exons ATGCAGACGTTGGTAGAGCGCGACGGGTTCATGCGCGCAATGCCGCCGCTGAACTGGCCGTTCAAGGGTCACTCCATGTCATCCCCGATGGACCCGATCGCATTCCACCTCCTGGAGCTGGACCTCCCCACGGACGACTCTGACGACCGACGCCAAGGCCCGCTCTGGCACCGGTGGAACCGGAAGCTCCAGTTCCACCTCACGCAAGAAATCCTCGCCGACCTCCTCCACCTCGGCGACAACGGCGCCTCCTCCGCAACCAGACTCCACGGGCCGGCGCTGCTATCAAAGGTGTGGAGCACGGTGAAGGCGTTCTCGGCGGCAGACTGCAGGGTGGTGGGTAACATCGATGCGCTGGTGGCACTGGACCTGCATGTCACCCAATTTCGTTGTCTTCGGGGATTAGATGATGACACATGGACACCATTCGGTGGCAGTTTGATGTTTTTCAGATATGAATCCCACCTGTTATTCAATACTACTATGAGAAAA GATGTGGAGTCGTGTCCTAATACGACACTTGTATCCTacgcctctcatatatag